The following coding sequences lie in one Mus musculus strain C57BL/6J chromosome 11, GRCm38.p6 C57BL/6J genomic window:
- the Psmc5 gene encoding 26S proteasome regulatory subunit 8: MALDGPEQMELEEGKAGSGLRQYYLSKIEELQLIVNDKSQNLRRLQAQRNELNAKVRLLREELQLLQEQGSYVGEVVRAMDKKKVLVKVHPEGKFVVDVDKNIDINDVTPNCRVALRNDSYTLHKILPNKVDPLVSLMMVEKVPDSTYEMIGGLDKQIKEIKEVIELPVKHPELFEALGIAQPKGVLLYGPPGTGKTLLARAVAHHTDCTFIRVSGSELVQKFIGEGARMVRELFVMAREHAPSIIFMDEIDSIGSSRLEGGSGGDSEVQRTMLELLNQLDGFEATKNIKVIMATNRIDILDSALLRPGRIDRKIEFPPPNEEARLDILKIHSRKMNLTRGINLRKIAELMPGASGAEVKGVCTEAGMYALRERRVHVTQEDFEMAVAKVMQKDSEKNMSIKKLWK; encoded by the exons TTGATTGTAAATGATAAGAGCCAGAATCTCCGTAGACTGCAGGCACAGAGGAATGAGCTGAATGCAAAAG ttCGCCTGTTGCGGGAGGAGCTGCAGCTGTTGCAGGAACAGGGCTCCTACGTTGGAGAAGTCGTGAGGGCCATGGATAAGAAAAAAGTATTGGTCAAG GTCCATCCTGAGGgcaaatttgttgttgatgtggACAAGAACATTGATATCAACGATGTGACGCCCAATTGTCGGGTCGCTCTAAGAAATGACAGCTACACTCTGCATAAGATCTTACCTAACAAGGTGGACCCTTTGGTGTCACTAATGATGGTGGAGAAGGTGCCAGACTCAACCTACGAGATGATTGGCGGCCTGGACAAGCAGATCAAGGAGATTAAAGAAGTGATCGAGCTGCCCGTGAAGCACCCCGAGCTCTTTGAAGCACTGGGCATCGCACAGCCAAAG GGAGTCCTGCTCTACGGACCCCCAGGCACTGGGAAGACATTGTTGGCCCGCGCTGTGGCTCATCATACAGACTGTACCTTTATTCGTGTCTCTGGCTCTGAACTGGTACAGAAATTCATCGGGGAAG GGGCAAGAATGGTGAGGGAGCTGTTTGTCATGGCCCGAGAACATGCTCCATCCATCATCTTCATGGACGAGATTGACTCTATTGGCTCCTCACGGCTGGAGGGGGGCTCTGGAGGCGACAGTGAGGTACAGCGCACGATGCTGGAACTGCTCAATCAGCTGGATGGCTTTGAGGCCACCAAGAATATCAAG GTTATCATGGCTACTAATAGGATTGATATCCTGGACTCTGCCCTGCTTCGTCCTGGGAGGATTGACAGAAAAATTGAATTCCCACCCCCCAACGAGGAG GCCCGGCTGGACATTTTGAAAATCCACTCTCGGAAAATGAACTTGACCAGGGGGATCAACCTGAGGAAAATTGCTGAGTTGATGCCGGGAGCTTCAGGGGCTGAAGTGAAG GGTGTGTGCACAGAAGCTGGCATGTACGCCCTGCGGGAACGGCGTGTCCACGTCACTCAGGAGGACTTTGAGATGGCAGTAGCTAAG gtCATGCAAAAGGATAGTGAGAAAAACATGTCCATCAAGAAGCTATGGAAGTGA
- the Smarcd2 gene encoding SWI/SNF-related matrix-associated actin-dependent regulator of chromatin subfamily D member 2 isoform 1 (isoform 1 is encoded by transcript variant 1), translating into MSGRGAGGFPLPPLSPGGGAVAAALGAPPPPAGPGMLPSPALRGPGPSGGMGVPGAAAFRPMGPAGPAAQYQRPGMSPGSRMPMAGLQVGPPAGSPFGTAAPLRPGMPPTMMDPFRKRLLVPQAQPPMPAQRRGLKRRKMADKVLPQRIRELVPESQAYMDLLAFERKLDQTIARKRMEIQEAIKKPLTQKRKLRIYISNTFSPSKADGDNAGTAGTPGGTPAADKVASWELRVEGKLLDDPSKQKRKFSSFFKSLVIELDKELYGPDNHLVEWHRMPTTQETDGFQVKRPGDLNVKCTLLLMLDHQPPQYKLDPRLARLLGVHTQTRAAIMQALWLYIKHNQLQDGHEREYINCNRYFRQIFSCGRLRFSEIPMKLAGLLQHPDPIVINHVISVDPNDQKKTACYDIDVEVDDPLKAQMSNFLASTTNQQEIASLDVKIHETIESINQLKTQRDFMLSFSTEPQDFIQEWLRSQRRDLKIITDVIGNPEEERRAAFYHQPWAQEAVGRHIFAKVQQRRQELEQVLGIRLT; encoded by the exons ATGTCCGGCCGTGGCGCGGGCGGGTTCCCGCTGCCTCCGCTGAGCCCCGGCGGCGGCGCCGTTGCCGCGGCCCTTGGTGCGCCGCCTCCGCCTGCGGGACCCGGAATGCTGCCCAGCCCGGCGCTCAGGGGCCCGGGGCCTTCTGGAGGCATGGGGGTACCGGGGGCCGCCGCCTTCCGCCCCATGGGCCCCGCTGGCCCCGCGGCGCAGTACCAG CGTCCTGGCATGTCACCAGGAAGCAGGATGCCCATGGCTGGCTTGCAGGTGGGACCTCCTGCCGGTTCCCCATTTGGCACAGCTGCTCCGCTCCGACCTGGCATGCCACCTACCATGATGGATCCATTCCGAAAACGCCTGCTTGTGCCTCAGGCCCAGCCCCCGATGCCTGCCCAGCGCCGAGG GttaaagaggaggaagatggcagATAAGGTTCTACCTCAGCGA ATCCGGGAGCTTGTCCCAGAGTCTCAGGCATACATGGATCTTTTAGCTTTCGAGAGGAAGCTGGACCAGACCATCGCTCGCAAGCGGATGGAGATTCAAGAGGCCATCAAGAAGCCTCTGACG CAAAAGCGAAAACTTCGGATCTATATTTCCAATACATTCAGCCCCAGCAAGGCGGATGGAGATAATGCGGGAACTGCGGGGACCCCTGGGGGAACCCCGGCAGCAGACAAGGTGGCCTCCTGGGAGCTTCGAGTAGAGGGGAAACTGCTGGATGAT CCTAGCAAACAGAAGAGGAAGTTCTCATCATTCTTTAAGAGCCTTGTGATTGAGTTGGACAAGGAACTCTATGGGCCGGACAACCATCTGGTGGAG TGGCATCGGATGCCCACCACACAGGAAACAGATGGCTTTCAGGTGAAACGGCCAGGAGATCTCAATGTCAAGTGCACCCTTCTGCTCATGCTGGATCATCAG CCTCCTCAGTATAAACTGGACCCCCGCCTGGCGAGGTTGCTGGGAGTGCACACACAGACCAGGGCGGCAATCATGCAGGCACTGTGGCTTTACATCAAACACAACCAGCTGCAGGACGGCCATGAGCGCGAGTACATCAACTGCAATCGTTACTTCCGCCAG ATCTTCAGTTGTGGCCGACTCCGTTTCTCCGAGATTCCCATGAAGCTGGCTGGATTGCTGCAGCATCCAGACCCCATTGTTATTAATCATGTCATTAG TGTGGATCCTAATgaccaaaagaagacagcctgcTATGACATTGATGTAGAGGTTGATGACCCACTGAAGGCCCAGATGAGCAACTTCCTGGCCTCTACCACCAACCAGCAGGAGATTGCTTCTCTTGACGTCAAG ATCCATGAGACCATTGAGTCCATCAACCAGCTAAAGACCCAGAGGGATTTCATGCTCAGCTTTAGCACCGAGCCCCAGGACTTCATCCAGGAGTGGCTCCGTTCCCAACGCCGAGACCTCAAG ATCATCACAGATGTGATTGGAAACCCTGAGGAGGAGAGACGAGCTGCTTTCTACCACCAGCCCTGGGCTCAGGAAGCAGTGGGGAGGCACATCTTTGCCAAG GTGCAGCAGCGAAGGCAGGAACTGGAACAGGTGCTGGGAATTCGCCTGACCTAA
- the Smarcd2 gene encoding SWI/SNF-related matrix-associated actin-dependent regulator of chromatin subfamily D member 2 isoform 2 (isoform 2 is encoded by transcript variant 2): MEGMGYGPRRAPPLTCVPPLFHFPQRPGMSPGSRMPMAGLQVGPPAGSPFGTAAPLRPGMPPTMMDPFRKRLLVPQAQPPMPAQRRGLKRRKMADKVLPQRIRELVPESQAYMDLLAFERKLDQTIARKRMEIQEAIKKPLTQKRKLRIYISNTFSPSKADGDNAGTAGTPGGTPAADKVASWELRVEGKLLDDPSKQKRKFSSFFKSLVIELDKELYGPDNHLVEWHRMPTTQETDGFQVKRPGDLNVKCTLLLMLDHQPPQYKLDPRLARLLGVHTQTRAAIMQALWLYIKHNQLQDGHEREYINCNRYFRQIFSCGRLRFSEIPMKLAGLLQHPDPIVINHVISVDPNDQKKTACYDIDVEVDDPLKAQMSNFLASTTNQQEIASLDVKIHETIESINQLKTQRDFMLSFSTEPQDFIQEWLRSQRRDLKIITDVIGNPEEERRAAFYHQPWAQEAVGRHIFAKVQQRRQELEQVLGIRLT; the protein is encoded by the exons atggagggtaTGGGCTATGGACCTCGGAGGGCTCCGCCACTGACCTGTGTCCCTCCACTGTTCCACTTTCCTCAGCGTCCTGGCATGTCACCAGGAAGCAGGATGCCCATGGCTGGCTTGCAGGTGGGACCTCCTGCCGGTTCCCCATTTGGCACAGCTGCTCCGCTCCGACCTGGCATGCCACCTACCATGATGGATCCATTCCGAAAACGCCTGCTTGTGCCTCAGGCCCAGCCCCCGATGCCTGCCCAGCGCCGAGG GttaaagaggaggaagatggcagATAAGGTTCTACCTCAGCGA ATCCGGGAGCTTGTCCCAGAGTCTCAGGCATACATGGATCTTTTAGCTTTCGAGAGGAAGCTGGACCAGACCATCGCTCGCAAGCGGATGGAGATTCAAGAGGCCATCAAGAAGCCTCTGACG CAAAAGCGAAAACTTCGGATCTATATTTCCAATACATTCAGCCCCAGCAAGGCGGATGGAGATAATGCGGGAACTGCGGGGACCCCTGGGGGAACCCCGGCAGCAGACAAGGTGGCCTCCTGGGAGCTTCGAGTAGAGGGGAAACTGCTGGATGAT CCTAGCAAACAGAAGAGGAAGTTCTCATCATTCTTTAAGAGCCTTGTGATTGAGTTGGACAAGGAACTCTATGGGCCGGACAACCATCTGGTGGAG TGGCATCGGATGCCCACCACACAGGAAACAGATGGCTTTCAGGTGAAACGGCCAGGAGATCTCAATGTCAAGTGCACCCTTCTGCTCATGCTGGATCATCAG CCTCCTCAGTATAAACTGGACCCCCGCCTGGCGAGGTTGCTGGGAGTGCACACACAGACCAGGGCGGCAATCATGCAGGCACTGTGGCTTTACATCAAACACAACCAGCTGCAGGACGGCCATGAGCGCGAGTACATCAACTGCAATCGTTACTTCCGCCAG ATCTTCAGTTGTGGCCGACTCCGTTTCTCCGAGATTCCCATGAAGCTGGCTGGATTGCTGCAGCATCCAGACCCCATTGTTATTAATCATGTCATTAG TGTGGATCCTAATgaccaaaagaagacagcctgcTATGACATTGATGTAGAGGTTGATGACCCACTGAAGGCCCAGATGAGCAACTTCCTGGCCTCTACCACCAACCAGCAGGAGATTGCTTCTCTTGACGTCAAG ATCCATGAGACCATTGAGTCCATCAACCAGCTAAAGACCCAGAGGGATTTCATGCTCAGCTTTAGCACCGAGCCCCAGGACTTCATCCAGGAGTGGCTCCGTTCCCAACGCCGAGACCTCAAG ATCATCACAGATGTGATTGGAAACCCTGAGGAGGAGAGACGAGCTGCTTTCTACCACCAGCCCTGGGCTCAGGAAGCAGTGGGGAGGCACATCTTTGCCAAG GTGCAGCAGCGAAGGCAGGAACTGGAACAGGTGCTGGGAATTCGCCTGACCTAA
- the Smarcd2 gene encoding SWI/SNF-related matrix-associated actin-dependent regulator of chromatin subfamily D member 2 isoform X1, protein MSGRGAGGFPLPPLSPGGGAVAAALGAPPPPAGPGMLPSPALRGPGPSGGMGVPGAAAFRPMGPAGPAAQYQVRRAGERRREGAVSVSLGPQRPGMSPGSRMPMAGLQVGPPAGSPFGTAAPLRPGMPPTMMDPFRKRLLVPQAQPPMPAQRRGLKRRKMADKVLPQRIRELVPESQAYMDLLAFERKLDQTIARKRMEIQEAIKKPLTQKRKLRIYISNTFSPSKADGDNAGTAGTPGGTPAADKVASWELRVEGKLLDDPSKQKRKFSSFFKSLVIELDKELYGPDNHLVEWHRMPTTQETDGFQVKRPGDLNVKCTLLLMLDHQPPQYKLDPRLARLLGVHTQTRAAIMQALWLYIKHNQLQDGHEREYINCNRYFRQIFSCGRLRFSEIPMKLAGLLQHPDPIVINHVISVDPNDQKKTACYDIDVEVDDPLKAQMSNFLASTTNQQEIASLDVKIHETIESINQLKTQRDFMLSFSTEPQDFIQEWLRSQRRDLKIITDVIGNPEEERRAAFYHQPWAQEAVGRHIFAKVQQRRQELEQVLGIRLT, encoded by the exons ATGTCCGGCCGTGGCGCGGGCGGGTTCCCGCTGCCTCCGCTGAGCCCCGGCGGCGGCGCCGTTGCCGCGGCCCTTGGTGCGCCGCCTCCGCCTGCGGGACCCGGAATGCTGCCCAGCCCGGCGCTCAGGGGCCCGGGGCCTTCTGGAGGCATGGGGGTACCGGGGGCCGCCGCCTTCCGCCCCATGGGCCCCGCTGGCCCCGCGGCGCAGTACCAGGTGAGGAGGGCAGGCGAGCGGCGCCGCGAGGGCGCTGTGTCGgtctccctggggcctcag CGTCCTGGCATGTCACCAGGAAGCAGGATGCCCATGGCTGGCTTGCAGGTGGGACCTCCTGCCGGTTCCCCATTTGGCACAGCTGCTCCGCTCCGACCTGGCATGCCACCTACCATGATGGATCCATTCCGAAAACGCCTGCTTGTGCCTCAGGCCCAGCCCCCGATGCCTGCCCAGCGCCGAGG GttaaagaggaggaagatggcagATAAGGTTCTACCTCAGCGA ATCCGGGAGCTTGTCCCAGAGTCTCAGGCATACATGGATCTTTTAGCTTTCGAGAGGAAGCTGGACCAGACCATCGCTCGCAAGCGGATGGAGATTCAAGAGGCCATCAAGAAGCCTCTGACG CAAAAGCGAAAACTTCGGATCTATATTTCCAATACATTCAGCCCCAGCAAGGCGGATGGAGATAATGCGGGAACTGCGGGGACCCCTGGGGGAACCCCGGCAGCAGACAAGGTGGCCTCCTGGGAGCTTCGAGTAGAGGGGAAACTGCTGGATGAT CCTAGCAAACAGAAGAGGAAGTTCTCATCATTCTTTAAGAGCCTTGTGATTGAGTTGGACAAGGAACTCTATGGGCCGGACAACCATCTGGTGGAG TGGCATCGGATGCCCACCACACAGGAAACAGATGGCTTTCAGGTGAAACGGCCAGGAGATCTCAATGTCAAGTGCACCCTTCTGCTCATGCTGGATCATCAG CCTCCTCAGTATAAACTGGACCCCCGCCTGGCGAGGTTGCTGGGAGTGCACACACAGACCAGGGCGGCAATCATGCAGGCACTGTGGCTTTACATCAAACACAACCAGCTGCAGGACGGCCATGAGCGCGAGTACATCAACTGCAATCGTTACTTCCGCCAG ATCTTCAGTTGTGGCCGACTCCGTTTCTCCGAGATTCCCATGAAGCTGGCTGGATTGCTGCAGCATCCAGACCCCATTGTTATTAATCATGTCATTAG TGTGGATCCTAATgaccaaaagaagacagcctgcTATGACATTGATGTAGAGGTTGATGACCCACTGAAGGCCCAGATGAGCAACTTCCTGGCCTCTACCACCAACCAGCAGGAGATTGCTTCTCTTGACGTCAAG ATCCATGAGACCATTGAGTCCATCAACCAGCTAAAGACCCAGAGGGATTTCATGCTCAGCTTTAGCACCGAGCCCCAGGACTTCATCCAGGAGTGGCTCCGTTCCCAACGCCGAGACCTCAAG ATCATCACAGATGTGATTGGAAACCCTGAGGAGGAGAGACGAGCTGCTTTCTACCACCAGCCCTGGGCTCAGGAAGCAGTGGGGAGGCACATCTTTGCCAAG GTGCAGCAGCGAAGGCAGGAACTGGAACAGGTGCTGGGAATTCGCCTGACCTAA